One region of Carya illinoinensis cultivar Pawnee chromosome 8, C.illinoinensisPawnee_v1, whole genome shotgun sequence genomic DNA includes:
- the LOC122274671 gene encoding protein FAR1-RELATED SEQUENCE 5-like, which produces MEKGEECTSSRRPLFFVENSNYMDTPTPGDDEVVIDNHDVVLGKDDDVVVLESTPGNDNDGISKPTSGNDDDGARKRITNISKPRPTTKTDCKARINAVLADGVLRITTVCNAQNHGLSPQKARFFRCNRAIDDSVKRQLDINDKAGIGMSKSFNALVVETGGFEKLPFIEKDARNCIDKARHLRLGKGGADALHGYFERMQYKNDGFYSSMGLDDDGRLKNVFWADARSRAAYEYFGDVVTFDTTYLTNRYGMPFVPFVGVNHHGQSILLGAGLISSENTETFVRLFDTWLKYMDGRAPKAIITDQDRAMKNVIVIVFPNTRHIYYLWHIMRKLPEKLGSHAEFKSGLKSGLQRCVYDSQTSDEFEKSWEVFTDTYNLKENAWLQSLYSERMYWVPVYLKNTFWAEMSTTQMSESMNAFFDGYVHSGTTLKEFVNQFDNALRKKVENEMAADFHSFNATVPCISHLPLEKKFQAVYTNSKFKEVQSEVMVIIYSHCVIIKTEEAITTYQVNDSREVEDGIKKSTVQAYFNEEECEAKCMCGLFEMRGIICRHMLSIFAVRDVQVLPEKYIMEKWRKDIKRRYVLIRSSYNDLSGKPAATRSYVLGG; this is translated from the exons ATGGAGAAAGGGGAAGAATGCACTTCTTCTAGGCGACCTCTGTTTTTTGTGGAAAACAGTAATTATATGGATACGCCAACGCCGGGAGATGATGAAGTAGTGATTGATAATCATGATGTAGTGTTGGGGAAGGATGATGATGTGGTGGTTTTAGAGTCAACGCCGGGAAATGATAATGATGGTATTTCAAAGCCAACCTcaggaaatgatgatgatggg GCAAGAAAACGTATTACCAACATTTCTAAACCCCGTCCAACAACAAAGACTGATTGTAAGGCGAGAATTAATGCAGTTTTGGCTGATGGTGTCTTACGTATAACTACTGTCTGCAATGCACAAAACCATGGGTTAAGTCCACAAAAGGCAAGATTTTTTAGATGTAATCGCGCAATTGATGATTCTGTAAAGAGGCAATTAGATATTAACGACAAGGCAGGCATAGGTATGTCCAAAAGTTTTAACGCATTGGTTGTCGAGACTGGTGGTTTTGAGAAACttccatttattgaaaaagatgCCCGGAATTGTATTGACAAAGCTCGACACCTTAGACTTGGCAAAGGAGGTGCTGATGCACTTCATGGTTATTTTGAGAGAATGCAGTATAAGAATGATGGGTTTTACTCATCGATGGGTTTGGATGATGATGGTCGATTAAAAAATGTCTTCTGGGCCGATGCACGCAGCAGAGCAGCGTATgagtattttggagatgttgtgACATTTGATACAACATACCTGACAAATAGATATGGTATGCCATTTGTCCCGTTTGTTGGTGTTAACCACCATGGTCAGTCAATACTTTTGGGAGCAGGTTTGATATCAAGTGAAAATACTGAAACATTTGTTCGGTTATTTGACACTTGGTTGAAATATATGGATGGGAGGGCGCCAAAAGCTATCATTACTGATCAAGACAGGGCCATGAAAAATGTTATAGTAATAGTCTTTCCAAATACTCGACATATATACTATTTGTGGCACATAATGAGAAAACTACCAGAGAAGTTGGGTTCACATGCTgaatttaagtctggtttaaaAAGTGGATTGCAGAGATGTGTTTATGATTCTCAGACTTCTGACGAGTTTGAGAAGTCTTGGGAGGTATTTACTGATACCTacaatttgaaggaaaatgcaTGGCTTCAAAGTCTCTATAGTGAGCGAATGTATTGGGTTCCTGTATACCtgaaaaatacattttgggCCGAGATGAGCACAACTCAGATgagtgagagcatgaatgccTTCTTTGATGGATATGTACATTCGGGTACTACATTGAAAGAATTCGTCAATCAATTTGACAATGCACTGAGGAAGAAAGTAGAAAATGAGATGGCAGCGGATTTTCACTCATTCAATGCCACAGTACCTTGTATATCTCATTTACCCTTGGAGAAAAAATTTCAGGCAGTGTACACGAATTCGAAATTTAAGGAAGTGCAGTCAGAGGTAATGGTGATTATCTACTCTCACTGTGTTATCATAAAAACAGAAGAGGCTATTACCACGTATCAAGTTAATGACAGTAGAGAGGTTGAAGACGGCATCAAGAAGTCAACTGTGCAGGCGTACTTTAATGAAGAAGAGTGTGAGGCGAAGTGCATGTGTGGgttatttgagatgagaggaatTATATGTAGGCACATGCTTTCAATATTCGCCGTAAGGGATGTCCAAGTGTTGCCAGAGAAGTACATTATGGAGAAGTGGAGGAAGGACATTAAACGTAGATATGTTCTCATTCGAAGCAGTTACAATGACTTGAGTGGTAAACCAGCCGCTACTCG